The Brevibacillus choshinensis genome includes the window GGCATCAGCTTCCAGTCCGCAAGCTTCCCGCCGATGATATTGCCGATCGTCACCCCACATCCGAATAGGACGAGAATCCAAGTTACACTATGCTCGGCAAAACCAGTAACTTGCGTAAGCAGTGGCGTAATATAAGTAAATACGGTGAACAAGCCGGCGTTGCCAAGTGCTCCAATAAGGAGGTATAGAAGGAGCTTGGGCTTGACAAGAGCGGAAATTTGCGTAGCGATACTCCCTGGTTTGTCTTGTCGGATGTGCGGTACAAAGATAATTATGCCGATCATTGCGATCATTCCCATAATTGAAATGGCGCCAAACGAAGAACGCCACCCCATGTGCTGACCAATAAATGTCCCTAGAGGAACACCGATAATATTCGCTATGGTAAGGCCAGCCATCATGATGGATACGGCTCCGGCGCGCTTGTCAGGACGGACAAGATTGGAGGCGATCACAGCTCCAACTCCAAAGAAAGTCCCATGCGTCAAAGCGGTGATCAAGCGTGCTCCCATCAAAATTGCGTAGCTTGGAGCGAAAGCAGAGATCCCGTTTCCGAGAATAAATAGTACCATGAGCAGACATAGTAAATTCTTTTGCGGGATTCGGTGGGTGAGGACTGTCAATATAGGCGCACCGACGGCTACCCCAAGAGCATACATGGTAATGAGTTGTCCTGCCGCGGAGATGGTGACATGCAAATCTTCAGCAACATTAGGTAGAAGACCCATGATGACAAATTCAGTCATTCCAATTGCAAAGGAGCCAACTGTAAGAGAAAGGATAGAAATTGAAAACGGTTCTTTTTTTATTACTTGTTCCTTGGTAGTGCGTTGAGATAACTCCATTACGTTAAAATCAACCTTTCTGTAGGATTAAATATCGCTTGAATCGTAATCATAGTGCCGGTCAAGAAAACCTGTTCCATATTATTAAGTTTCCTGAGAGTAAAATCAAGTCATTCTTTTTTAGAATGTGTAAAAGGTGAGGCTTTTTAATAGTTGTTCAAGGGTAGGGAAGAAAGAGGAATGCGATTAGATTGAGTGGCAGCTAGCAATCAATGGCGAGGAGAAATGGGGATGCAGCAAATAGAGCTTATGTCCATCTACTGAAATGAAATCAGCTTAGCAGAGTACCGGCGGTCATGCCGGTGCCCTGCGACTGTTTGGTGCGTATCGGATCGAGAAACTTAGTTCATTGGGCTTCCTCGTCGGCCGAGGGACCATAGATGCCCGGCACCGGAATATCGAGAAGCCGCAAATATACCCCGAGCTGCGCCCGGTGGTGGATCATGTGGCTTAATCCGAAGGTGCGAAGCGCGATCGCCCGCGGCTCGCGGAGGATGATATGGTTGCCGTGGCGCAGCGTCCATTCCTCGCCGAGCGTTTTCTCGTCACATTCAGCGAGCAGGTTTTCAAACTTGCCGACGTTCGCGTCGAACTCCTCCAGAACGTCAGAGCGTTTTTCCAAAGGCTCCCGCCGCAGCGGCACGGTCGAAAGATCGAACTCCGGGTACTGAAAAATCGCGATTTGCCAGTTCAGCAGGTTGATCAGGTGCGTGGCCAGCCCGCCGAGCGTCATGGATTTCTCGTGCGGCTTCCACGACATATGCTCCTCGGGCAAGCGTTCTAGAATGCGGCGCGTAGTGGCCAGTTCATGCGTTGCGTCGCCAACGATCAGTTGTTTGACCATAAATTCCTCTCCTTCCGTATGGTTTATCTTACTATAAATTCCAGTCGAGCGGAAAGCTCTAGTCCCGGTGTCAGCTTCCCCTCTACGCCTTTGGCATCGAATCGTCGGCTCGTACAAGAGCAAATATCCAGTCCAACGCGTCCCTCAAGGTATGATGACTCTACCGGAAGAAGGTATGGTCCGCCTGCGATATCCGACTTACTCCATCCAAGAAATCGAAAAGATCGTATTAGCTGGGCACGTCATGCCAGCAGAGGTCACTCTCTTTATAATTAGTGGAAGGATCACTGCGGCCGTACGCAGAAGCGGTCTATCTGAGTGAAAAAGAGTATATGAAAATCACCAATTCTAGCAACATTAACACCCTCTCTATTCTCGTTGAGAAGCGATAGATGGGATTTTTGATATTTTGAGTTATACGAACAGAATATTGCAGTATCGTTTCATCAATCATCTCTATCTCTACAGGATAGGGATTAGTTTCTGTGAAAAAGGTGATAAAATATGAATCAGAAGTTTGACAGGGAGATGGTGGAAACTTATATGGTTGAAGTCAGCAACAAAATTCGTAGTTTTCGGTTGCAGCAAAATCTGACCTTGAAAGAACTGAGCGAAAAAACGGGATTGTCGATTAGTTTTCTTTCCCAAGTGGAAAGAGGAGGTTCTTCCTTGGCGATTACTTCTTTGAAAAAAATCGCAGACGCTTTCAATGTTCCGATTACACATTTTTTTGAGAGCTACAAAAACCAAAACTACTATGTGAAAAAAGCGGATCAAAAGCCGTTTCAAATCGAAAGCTCGAGCTTGCTCTATACGCGATTGGCTGGAGAATTTTCGGGACGTTCCCTCGAGCCGATCCTTGTTGTCATGCCGC containing:
- a CDS encoding MFS transporter, producing MELSQRTTKEQVIKKEPFSISILSLTVGSFAIGMTEFVIMGLLPNVAEDLHVTISAAGQLITMYALGVAVGAPILTVLTHRIPQKNLLCLLMVLFILGNGISAFAPSYAILMGARLITALTHGTFFGVGAVIASNLVRPDKRAGAVSIMMAGLTIANIIGVPLGTFIGQHMGWRSSFGAISIMGMIAMIGIIIFVPHIRQDKPGSIATQISALVKPKLLLYLLIGALGNAGLFTVFTYITPLLTQVTGFAEHSVTWILVLFGCGVTIGNIIGGKLADWKLMPSILGLYFTICVILTLFTFTMYSPTAAVLTIFLWGAASFAVFPGLQVRVMNLAQAAPALASTSSHSAGNLGNATGAFIGGWVITHLSISSLPWVGAVLVGLALILGMACYIVERKSAVA
- a CDS encoding DinB family protein — translated: MVKQLIVGDATHELATTRRILERLPEEHMSWKPHEKSMTLGGLATHLINLLNWQIAIFQYPEFDLSTVPLRREPLEKRSDVLEEFDANVGKFENLLAECDEKTLGEEWTLRHGNHIILREPRAIALRTFGLSHMIHHRAQLGVYLRLLDIPVPGIYGPSADEEAQ
- a CDS encoding helix-turn-helix domain-containing protein; amino-acid sequence: MVEVSNKIRSFRLQQNLTLKELSEKTGLSISFLSQVERGGSSLAITSLKKIADAFNVPITHFFESYKNQNYYVKKADQKPFQIESSSLLYTRLAGEFSGRSLEPILVVMPPGLKQDNVFNHPGEEFFYVLEGVVIFNVDGTEYIVKAGESIHYPSNLPHFWLNPLDHEAKILGITTPVIF